The proteins below come from a single Xyrauchen texanus isolate HMW12.3.18 chromosome 1, RBS_HiC_50CHRs, whole genome shotgun sequence genomic window:
- the LOC127649511 gene encoding UPF0696 protein C11orf68 homolog, translating to MAEEDGAGQAERSEHFTAEVYAAESMAADMDPWIIFDARKTPRAEFNGWLESYRPSQVSRHGDEEGGIGPVGWVAIHGPNYSNVSGDVKGLQDSWETLLDSGRSITFHTIKELALNHNVLYGKWLMHLDTGFKVDHAWECIAKAILDGKISSAKVSPRNPKSDTKHVICVYNPNFTNEEEVIQLDAEIRASGVKCVLHYKPDVYSYLGIYRNNRWKLCPTIYESMFDLESIPRRSHIINRVTNLEVT from the coding sequence ATGGCCGAGGAGGATGGCGCAGGTCAGGCTGAGAGGTCCGAACATTTCACGGCAGAAGTCTATGCTGCTGAATCGATGGCCGCAGACATGGACCCCTGGATCATATTTGATGCTCGCAAAACACCCAGGGCCGAATTTAATGGGTGGTTAGAGTCCTACAGACCCTCACAGGTCAGTCGCCATGGAGATGAGGAGGGGGGGATCGGACCTGTGGGTTGGGTCGCCATCCATGGGCCAAACTACTCGAATGTGTCAGGCGATGTCAAGGGTCTACAGGACAGCTGGGAAACACTGTTGGACAGCGGCCGAAGCATCACGTTCCACACCATCAAAGAGCTCGCGTTGAACCACAACGTCCTGTATGGTAAGTGGCTCATGCATTTGGACACGGGCTTCAAAGTGGACCACGCTTGGGAGTGCATCGCCAAAGCCATTCTAGATGGCAAGATTTCATCGGCCAAAGTGAGTCCAAGAAATCCCAAATCCGACACCAAACATGTGATTTGCGTCTACAATCCCAACTTTACAAATGAAGAGGAGGTGATACAGTTGGACGCCGAAATCCGGGCCTCAGGAGTGAAGTGTGTTCTCCATTATAAACCGGATGTGTACTCGTACTTGGGAATCTACCGGAACAACCGTTGGAAACTCTGTCCGACCATCTACGAGAGCATGTTTGACCTGGAGAGCATTCCTCGCCGCTCCCACATCATCAACAGGGTCACCAATTTAGAAGTCACCTGA
- the LOC127649520 gene encoding dr1-associated corepressor-like: MPSKKKKYNARFPPARIKKIMQTDEEIGKVAAAVPVIISRALELFLESLLTKACHVTQSRNAKTMTTSHLKQCIELEQQFDFLKDLVAAVPDMQGDGEENHTEASEKIPRRGRKPGSGRKNGGVGAKGKDKKLSGTESEQEDDSEDSETDGEDDEDVSQSSTNMQPAAYYHSQDVPPQYMPTSGQPVMPVTSFAPHPSLMGITPPPPAPMPQKNEDDDEDYDS, from the exons ATGCCGAGCAAAAAGAAGAAATATAACGCCAGATTCCCTCCG gccaGAATTAAGAAGATTATGCAGACAGATGAAGAAATCGGTAAAGTCGCCGCTGCAGTTCCTGTCATCATCT CGCGGGCACTGGAGCTCTTCCTGGAGTCTCTCCTGACGAAGGCCTGTCACGTCACCCAATCGCGCAACGCCAAAACCATGACAACATCACACTT AAAGCAATGCATTGAACTGGAGCAGCAGTTCGATTTCCTGAAGGATCTGGTCGCCGCGGTGCCCGACATGCAGGGTGACGGCGAGGAGAACCACACAGAGGCCAGCGAGAAGATCCCACGCAG AGGTCGTAAGCCAGGTTCAGGGCGCAAGAATGGAGGCGTTGGAGCAAAGGGCAAAGACAAGAAACTCTCAGGCACCGAGTCAGAACAAGAG GATGATTCGGAGGACAGTGAGACCGATGGAGAAGACGACGAGGACGTGTCTCAATCCAGCACAAACATGCAGCCGGCTGCATACTACCACAG TCAAGACGTGCCACCCCAGTACATGCCCACGAGCGGGCAGCCCGTGATGCCCGTGACTTCATTCGCCCCGCACCCGTCACTGATGGGAATAACCCCGCCTCCCCCCGCGCCCATGCCGCAGAAGAACGAAGACGACGATGAAGACTACGACTCTTAG